TGTGCAGGTCGGCTACCCCGAAGACGATCTGCTGGCTGCGCGCGCCGAACTCACGCGCGCCAAACGCACGCTGAACTGAACTGATGTCGCTCGCTCGGGCAGCCCGGTCGTACGATTGGCGTGACTTTCCGCGCCGGGGCACGGTATCTGTGTGTTCTGTAGGCTGCGTCTCAGCTGCTGTCGGGCGGATCGGCACCGCCAGCTCGTGCGGTGCCGCGCCGGCGTCTTCTGGTGCGGCGTGTGCGGCTGACCTGGCGTGGTCGGTTGCGTCCGAGTCTGATTGGTTCGCCCGTGAGTCTCATGAACGCGGGTGGCGTCAGATACGGAATGCCGTCTTGCATGCTGATCACCCAGTTCTGGGCGTGCAGCATATGGTGGTGGGCGCTGCAGAGCAGCAGTCCATCGTCGATGTCTGTGGGCCCGCCCTGGCTCCAATGCTTCGCGTGGTGGACTTCGCACCAGTCTGCGGGCATGTCGCATTCGGGCCAGGCGCAGGTTTCGTCACGGGCGGCGATCGCCAGCTTCTGCTGCGGTGAGAAGGCACGTTGTGTGTGGCCGAGCCAGAGAGCCTCGCCGTTGTCGCCGAGAAGCATCCGCCGGTAGCCTTCGTCGCAGAGGATGCGTTCCGTGGTGATGGGACCGAGGGGCTCGTCAGCGCCGTTGGCCCAGCCCACACCGCTACCGTTTCGAAGTTCGTCAAGCGTGGTCGTCACGATCACCTCGGTCTGCGCCCGGCGGCTGCCAGCACCGGTGACCGAGGCGCGGTGGCCAGAGCCGATTAATCCGTCGACGATGTCGTGCAGCTTCTGACCTCGTGTTCGCGGGTCGAGATCGTGAGCGCCGACGCGGGCGGCATCGTTGTCGTTGATGTCGTGAGAGGCAGCCGTGTTGTCTCGTTCAGTAGCTGGCCTGAAGATGACACGGGCGCGCGGATTGGTGTGCGTGGAGACTGCTGCGTTGAGTCGTGCCGCTGCATCCGGGGTGAGGAGCCCACGAATCGGAGTCATCCCCTGATCATTGACCTGGCCGATGCGAAAGAACCGGGCCTGGCGCTGTGCCTTTTCTCTCGGCCTCGCGCCGTCGGGATCGAGTGCTTCTTTCCAGACGCGCATCTGCTGCGTGGAGTACTCCGGGGTCGACTGAGAGGCGATCCGCATCATGCCGTCCTCCGCGGCATCCAGCATCTCCGGATCGGCCGAAAGACGCACCTCTTCGAGACTCCGGATGATGGGAGTCGCGGCCTCGGCATCGATCGTTCCGGCAAACGCTGCTTCGGCAATGTGGCTCCAGCGGGGTGGCAGCGGCGCCCCGGAAACGCTCGAGTCGACGGAGATGGCGTCGCCGTAAGCAAGAGCGCGGCGGGCCGCACCGTGCGAGATGCGGGCGGTCGATTGCAGAAGCCCGATCGCATCACGTTGCCCGTTCCGGGACGCAAGCGTCTGCGCGCCATCCAACTTCACCGACCGCGTCGCGACCTCCGAAGCCACGAGAGCGAGAGCGGTCTGCTGGGCGCGCCCCAGCTCACCGAGCGCGGCGACAGTCTCGAGCAGCGCATCGTCGCTCGCTGCGGCAGCCGAGCGGGGCAGAGTTTCGAGCACCCGCGAAGCCGCCGCGGACGCGATGCCCGCTACCGCTTTGATGCTGTGCCCGATGGGTTTCTCCATGCCCGTAGTCTTCCAGGACCCACTGACATTGCATCGGCATAAACACCTGGTCACACCACTATTGTGGATAACTTGCAAAACTCTTTGCCTGTGGACGAAGAAGCAATTCGAGAGCTCGGCTCTGCTGGCAGAGCGGTCGGCCGAAAGAAGAAATGCGTCACCCACGTGGGATTGTCGGCCAGAGTGCCGATCGAGTACTCCGAGGTGAACGACGCGCGGGCATAGACGAGCAGGGGGGGGGACCCCATGCCGCCTCGACCGTGTGCATGAACGTCTGGAGTTCGGCGGCGACCTCGCGCTGCGGCGGACGCTTCTTGCAGGGCCCGATGAGTTCGAGATCGACGGCAGGAGCCAGTGCGAATTCGTCTGGACGGGCAGTGGCAAGAAAATTATCTGCCTGTTCGGAGTCCGAGGCGCACAACGTGAAGAAGTGATAGGCACCTCGCCTCAGGCCAGAGTCCGCCGCCGCATCCCAGTTCTGAGCAAAGCGAGGGTCGACGAAGCCCTTGCCCTCCGTTGCCTTGATCAGTGCCGCGCAGCCGAGAAGTACACGTTTCACGGTTGGGCGCCATCGGTCACGATCTGCAGGGTGGCGAGCTCTCGACGGCATGCTGTCACGCTAGAGGAGAGTCCAGTGCGTCTCGCTCTCGCAGCATCCGTCGACGCGAATTGACCGCGTGTCGCTGGTCACGTAATATAGCTCGTTGGTGCTGTGCCCGTTTTTTGGCACGCACCCGTAGTTGAGCCCTCCACCTGCGGAGTTCACGTCATGTGAACACCCAACGGAGCGGGATTCACGAACGTCCAACTAACGATTACGAAAGCAGCACAACTGTGACGCGCACATATTCCCCCAAGGCCAGTGAGATCCAGCGCGACTGGATCGTCATCGACGCCGAAGACGTCGTTCTCGGCCGTCTGGCAAGCCACGCAGCCGTTCTTCTTCGCGGTAAGCACAAGCCGACCTTCGTCAACCACCTCGACACGGGTGACTACGTCATCATCGTCAACGCCGCAAAGGTTTCGCTCAGCGGCGACAAGGCGCAGAAGAAGCGCGCTTACCGTCACTCGGGTTACCCGGGCGGCCTTTCATCCATGAGCTACGGCGAGCTCCTTGAGAAGAACCCCGTTCGCGCCGTCGAGAAGGCAGTTCGCGGGATGCTCCCGAAGAACTCCCTCGGTCGCGACCAGCTGGGCAAGCTCAAGGTGTACGCAGGCAGCGAGCACCCGCACGCCGCTCAGCAGCCGAAGCCGTACTCATTCGACCAGGTCGCGCAGTAAGCGCCCCACAAAGCTAAGGATTCATGACAGTGGCGAAGATCGAAGATTCCATCGAAACCCCCGAGAACTACAGCACCGAGAGCGAGCAGGCACCTGAGGCTGCTGCAGCTCCGCGGCCCGCACTCTCCGTTCCCGGCGCAGCAGTCGGACGCCGCAAGCAGGCAATTGCCCGCGTGCGTCTCGTTCCCGGCACGGGAAGCATCACGGTCAACGGCCGTGAGCTTTCCGACTACTTCCCGAACAAGCTCCACCAGCAGCTCATCAACGACCCGTTCACTGTGCTCGAGCTTTCGGGCAGCTACGACGTGATCGCCCGCATCTCGGGAGGTGGCCCCTCGGGTCAGGCCGGCGCACTGCGTCTCGGCATCGCTCGTGCGCTCAACCAGATCGACGTTGAGAACAACCGCGCAACCCTGAAGAAGTCCGGCTTCCTCTCGCGTGACGCACGCGTCAAGGAGCGCAAGAAGGCTGGACTCAAGAAGGCCCGCAAGGCACCTCAGTTCTCGAAGCGCTAACCACGGAGGGTTCGACTCTCCATGGCTCGTCTGTTTGGAACTGACGGCGTTCGCGGACTCGCGAACGGTGTTCTCACAGCCGACCTCGCTCTCGGCCTTGCTCAAGCTACCGCAGTGGTGCTTGGGCAAGGCCGAAGTGCTGAGGTCAGGCGTGAAGAGGGCAAGCGTCCTGTCGCCGTCGTCGCCCGCGATCCGCGCGTCTCCGGCGAGTTTCTCGCCGCTGCCGTCTCGGCTGGTCTGGCATCGAGCGGCGTCGACGTGCTCGACGCCGGCGTGATCACGACGCCCGCCGCTGCCTTCCTCGTGCAAGACATCGACGCCGATTTCGGCGTGATGATCTCGGCATCCCATAATCCCGCGCCAGACAACGGCATCAAGATCTTCGCGCACGGCGGAACGAAGCTGCCCGACATCGTCGAGGAGCGCATCGAAGAACACCTCGAGACTGAGCAGCTCATGCCGACCGGTGCCGACGTCGGTCGCATTCAGCGGTTTGCTGACGCCGAAGACCGTTACCTCATTCACCTGCTCGGCAGTCTTCCCCATTCGCTTGACGGCGTGCACGTGGTGATTGACTGCGCGAACGGCGCAGCGGCTGGGGTCTCACCGCAGGTATTCTCGGATGCCGGTGCCCGGGTGTCCGTGGTCGGAAACGATCCGGACGGCATCAACATCAACGACGGCGTCGGTTCGACGCACATCGACAGTCTGGCTCGCACCGTCGTCGAGCTCGGCGCCGACGTGGGAATCGCTCACGACGGTGACGCCGATCGCTGCCTCGCCGTTGATGCGAACGGCACAGTCATCGACGGCGACGTCATCATGGCGATCCTCGCCGTGTCGATGAAGGAGCGCGGGAAGCTCGTGGACGACACACTTGTCGCAACGGTGATGAGCAACCTCGGCCTGCGTCGCGCGATGGAGGAGAACGGCATCTCGATGCTTCAGACGAAGGTGGGCGACCGCTACGTTCTTGAGGCGATGAACGAGAAGGGCTATGCCCTCGGCGGCGAGCAGTCCGGCCACGTGATCATGAGTGAATTCGCCACGACGGGCGACGGCATCCTCACCGGGCTTCACCTTGTGAGCGAGATGGCGCGCACGGGCAAGACCCTCGCGGAGCTCGCATCGGTAATGACCGTGTACCCGCAGGTGATGATCAACGTGAAAGACGTTGATAAAACGCGTGCGCACTCAGACGAGAACGTGATGCTCGCCGTTGCTGAGGCCGAAGGTCTGCTCGGCGAGACCGGGCGCGTGCTGCTTCGGCCCAGCGGAACCGAGCAGCTTGTGCGTGTGATGGTCGAAGCCGCCGACCACGACACAGCTGATCGCATCGCCGACCAGCTGGCCGGTGTTGTGCGAACGCACCTCAGCATCGCCTGACGATAGCTCTCACAGCACGTGGGCCCGCATCCAGTCGGAGGCGGGCCCACGTGCTGTTCGTGAGAGTCGGCGCAGATTAGAGGTCGCGGCGGCTGGAGCCAACGACGTCGCCGGCCTTCCAGTCCTCCCAGCCTTCGCGTCCGGCCATGAACTCCTCAATCTCTTCCTTCGTCGCCTCGAGCTTCGGATCGTGCTTGAGGTAGTGCTTTGTCTCCCGGGCAACGAGGCCAGAAAGAATCAGCAGACCAAGCAGGTTCGGCAGCGCCATGAGCCCGTTCATGACGTCGGAGAACGCCCACACCACGCCGAGCTGCACAGTGCAGCCAACGAAGACGATCAGCGAGAACACGATGCGGAACGGCATCACGGCCTTGCGGCCGAAGAGTCGTTCGATGTTGCGCTCACCGTAGTACGACCAGCCGAGGATCGTCGAGAACGCGAACATCACGAGGGCTATCGTCACGACCCAGTGGCCCCATTCGCCGGGAAGCCCGTTCGTGAACGCCTCTCCCGTCATAAGCGCCGCAGAGATCTGCTCGCCTGTTTCGGGGTCGACGGCTTTCCACGCTCCGGTCGTGACGATGACGAGACCGGTCATGGTGACGACGATGATGGTGTCGATGAACGTCTGGGTCATCGATACGAGGCCCTGACGGACCGGGTGGCTCGTCTGGGCCGCCGCCGCAGCGATGGGAGCCGAACCAAGGCCGGATTCGTTGGAGAACAGCCCGCGGGCGGTTCCGTATTGAATCACGATGATGATCGCAGAACCGGCAAATCCCCCAGCCGCGCTCGTTCCCGTGAACGCCTGCGAGAAGACCTCGCCGAGGGCAGCGGGCAGCTGTCCGACGTTGACGATCAGAATGTAGAGAGCAGCGGCAACGTAGAAGATGATCATGATCGGAACAAATCCGGCGGTGACACGGCCGATTGATTTGATCCCGCCGACGAGCACGAGCAGCGCGAGCACAGTCAGCGTGACACCGGTCACCCACGTGGGCACGTTGAAGCTTGATTCCACGTTCGACGCGATGGAGTTTCCCTGCGTCATGTTGCCGATACCGAAGCAGGCGATTGTCGCGAAGATTGCGAACATCAGGCCGAGCGTCTTGCCCAGCGGGCCCTTGATGCCGCGCGCGAGATAGTATTGCGGCCCGCCCGACTTCTCGCCTGCGGCATCCGTTCCCCTGAATCGAACGCCGAGGTATGCCTCCGTGTATTTCGACGCCATGCCAACGAGGCCGGTGACCCACATCCAGAAAAGGGCGCCGGGCCCGCCGATGGCGATGGCCGTGGCAACACCGACGATGTTTCCCGTTCCCACGGTTGCCGCCAACGCGGTGGTCAGCGCCTGAAATTGCGAGATATCACCTTCACTGCCCGCATCTTTGCGTTTCAGGATGCCGAGGCGCAGCGCGGCACCGAGCTTGATGAACTGCAGCCCGCCGAGCCTGATTGTGAGATAGATTCCCGTTCCGATGAGGAGGGGGATGAGGACGAACGGTCCCCAGACGATTCCGCTGATGAATTTCAGGCCCTCTTCAAACCAAAGCAAGTCCATGCTTCTCCCATCTGTGCGTCAGTGCACGATGGCCCCCATCCTATGGGGCAATGAGAGCCCGCCGGAAGAGCTTTATGCGCGTGCCGCGCGACGTGATTTCTGCCACGCCCAGAACCGCGACAGCATCCGCTTCAGCCACCCGGAGAGGCGCCGGGCCCACCGAAACTCGGTGCCGAGAATCGCCAGACCGAGAAAGACAATGAGCCATCCCGGCCCGGGAAGCGGCACGAGAACGAGCCCGAGAAGGACGATAACAGTACCGAGCGTGCCGATCGTCACACGATAGGCGTGGTGAAGACGAGGATGCTTCACCAGCCACCCGCGGATGCGTCGCATCAGCCGCCGCGCCGGGCGGTCGGGATTCTCCGCGCGAACGATATCGCGAGAGATCTCGGTCTGGTACGTCATGTTCGCCAGAGTAGGGGCGGATGCTGGAGATGCCCCGAATGCTCGATCAGATCTTGCGCAGCAGAACCTTGCTCACCGTGTGGTCGCGCTCTTTGCGCAGGACGAGCTTGGCGCGGGCGCGAGTGGGGCGGATGTTCTCGCGAAGATTGGGTTCGTTGACTTCCGTCCAGAAATAGCGCGCCTTGTCGCGAGCCTCCTGCTCGCTCAACTCGGCGAACACGTTGAAATATGAGTTGGGGTTGCTGAATGCTCCCCGCTGCAGTGTCATAAAGCGCTCTTCGAACCAGTGCGCAATGTCATCAGTGCGCGCATCCACGTAAATGCTGAAGTCGAACAGATCGGCGATCGTGAGGTGACCGGCGAGTGCCGGCTGCAGCACGTTGAGCCCTTCGACGATGAGCACATCGGGGCGGCGCACCACAATGCTCGCGTCGGGAACGATGTTGTACTGCATGTGCGAGTAGAACGGCGCGCGCACCTCGTCGGCACCCGACTTCACTTCGGTGATGAAGCGCAGCAGCGATCGGCGGTCGTAGGCCTCGGGAAAGCCTTTGCGATGCATGATGCCGCGGCGCTCGAGCTCTTCGTTGGGATAGAGAAACCCGTCTGTCGTGATGAGCTCGACGCGGGGAGTGTCGGGCCAGCGCGCCATGAGTTCGCGCAGCAGTCTGGAGACCGTTGACTTTCCGGCAGCGACCGAGCCCGCGACGCCGATGACGAACGGCGTGCGTGCCGAGGACTCGCCGAGAAACGATTGGGTTGAGTCGTGCAGCTTCTTCGCATTCGCCACGTACAGGCTGAGCAGACGGCTGAGCGGCAGGTACACTTCGGCGACTTCTGCGATGTCCATGCGGTCGCCAAGGCCCCGGAGCTGCACGATCTCAGCATCCGTCAACGGGTTCTGCATGTTCGGTGCAAGACTCGCCCAGCGTGCGCGGTCGATCTCGACAAACGGCGTTGTGTGCACGGGGGTTGAACCGGTGGCTGTGCGACTGAGCGACATGTGACCACATTTTACGCAGGTTGCGCCGTGGATTCGTTCCGCCGGCACATCGCCCGTCTGTTGTATCGTGCTCTATTCACGTCGTGCTATCGGTGTTATTGTCCGAATTGACGGCGGCAACACAAGGGCCACGGCCGTGGTCGGAGGGGGAGCGGTCGTGCTTGACACGAACACCGACGGAGTCGATCAGCGCGTCTCGACAGGTGAACTGCCCAGTTGGGAACGCGTCGACGAACGTGTCTTCGAGGCGTACGAACGAAACATTGCCGATGACCGCGGGCACGTTGCCGACTACATTCCCGAGCTTGCCGCAGCCGATCCGGCTCAGTTTGGCATTTGCATCGCGGATGTCGACGGCGGCATCCACATGGCGGGAGATGCCGAGGTCGAATTCACCATACAGTCCATCTCGAAGGCATTCGTTTATGCGCTGGTCTGCAACGAGTTCGGGCACGCTGACGTTGGACGACTCGTCGGGGTGAACAATACGGGCATGTCCTTCAACTCGGTGATGGCCATTGAACTGAACGATGGGCATCCGATGAATCCCATGGTGAATGCGGGCGCGATAGCGACAACAGCGCTCATGCCGGGGGAGACTCACGCCGAGAAATGGGAGAACGTGCGTACCGGGCTCTCGGCATTTGCCGGCAGGCAGCTGGCGATGGACGGTGACGTCTACCGATCCGAGGCAGGGACCAACACCCGCAACGAGGCGATCGCGAAGCTGTTGAAGAGCTACGGTCGCGTCACTGGAGACTCGACGGGCATCGTCGACATTTACACCCGCCAGTGTTCTCTTCGCGTGAGCGCGAAGGATCTGGCGATTATGGGAGCCACTCTTGCCGACGGCGGGGTGAACCCTGTGACGAAGCAACGGGTTGTTTCACCGATCGTCTGCCGCGACACACTCGCCGTGCTGGCGGCGAGCGGAATGTACGAGCGCTCGGGGGAGTGGATGTTCGAGATCGGATTGCCCGGGAAGTCCGGTGTCTCGGGCGGCATCGTGACAGTTGCGCCAGGAAAAGGTGCACTCGGCACATTCTCGCCCCGGCTCGACTCGGCGGGGAACAGCGTGCGCGGGCAGAAGGCAACTGCCTTTCTTTCACGTTCACTCGGTTTGAATATTTTCGCTTCCGATAGTGAAGGAGAGAGGCATGACGTCTGAGCAGAAGGTTGCGACCGTGGAAAAGGCTTCATGGGCGCCGCTTGTCGGCTTGTTTCTCGCCCAGGTGCTCATGTCGTTCAACGTTGCCGTGCTGCCTGTCTCGCTCGGGGGCATGGTCGAGGACTTCGGAGTGCCGCCAACGGTCGTCAGCTCCACCATCGTCACCTACGGGGTCGCGGTTGCGGCCCTCGTCATGGTCGGGGCAAAGCTGGGACAGCGCGTCGGCTGGGTGCTCATTTTCCGTATTGTCGTCGTGATTTTTGCGTGTTCCTCCGTCATGATGCTCGTGTCACCGAGCGTCGGCTGGGCAATCACCGGTCAGGCTCTTGCTGGAGCGTCGGCAGCGATCATCGTTCCCGCACTTGTCGCGCTCATTGCTGAGAACTACAAAGGAACTCAGCAGGCGACGGCGATCGGATCACTCGGTTCGGCTCGTGCGATCTCCGGGGTGAGCGCGTTCCTGATCGGCGGCGCACTGGGAACGTTTATCGGATGGCGTCCGGTTTTCATCATCGTTTTTGCGCTCGCCGTCGCGGTGTTCTTCTTCAGTTTCCGCCTGCGCAGCGATCGGGGCAATGCCTCCGTGCGGATCGATGCCGTCGGGGCTGTATTCATTGGTGCTGCCATTATTCTGCTGACTGTCGGCTTCAACAATCTCAATGCATGGGGCGTTCTCACCGCCCGCCCGACTGCCCCATTGTCGGTGCTTGGACTCTCGCCCGCGATCGTGATGGTGGTGTTGGGGCTCATCCTCGGACAGTGCTTCTTTCTCTGGACACGGCGTCGCTCGAGGCGCGGCCTCGCACCGCTCGTGAGCCTCGCCGTTCTCGGTTCGAGCAAGGAGCGTGCGGCCGTATATGCAATGTTCATCGTCGTCGCCCTCGAAGCTGCATTGAACTTCACAGTGCCGCTGTACATTCAGATCGTGCAGGGACGCACACCGCTCGATACGTCGCTAGCGATGCTGCCGTTCAACCTCACCGTGTTCATCGTCGCTACGCTCGTGGTGCGGTTCTACAAGAAATACAGCCCGCGCGCCATCGGCGTGTTCTCCTTTTCGTTGACCACGATCGCGCTTGTGTGGCTCGCCTTCGTCGTGACCAACAACTGGGAGACCATTCCCACGATCGCGGGACTGATCGTGTTCGGCATCGGACAAGGTGCGTTGGTGACGCTTGTGTTCAACGTGCTGGTCACTGCTTCCCCGAAGGAAGCCGCGGGTGATGTGGGATCCGTGCGCGGAACGACTCAGAACCTCGCGTCCGCTGTGGGCACCGCTCTTGCGGGAGCGATGCTCGTGACCATTCTTGGCCTCAACATCGGTCAGGCTGTGGCGAACAACGTCGAGCTCCCGCAGAACCTCGTCGATCAGGTAGATCTTGACGACGTCAACTTCGTCAGCAACGATCAGCTGCGCGAGGTGCTGGGCGCAACCGACGCCACTGCGCAGGAGGTGGACCGCGCCGTCGAGATCAACGCCGAAGCCCGCCTGCGCGCGCTGAAGCTCGGCCTACTGCTCCTTGGTGGGATCAGCTCGATAGCGATCGTGCCAGCCACGAGGCTGCCAAAGTATCGGCCGGACGAGATCCCGGCCCCGGACAACGTCGAATCTCGGTAGCACCGAACCGCGTCGCGGGTCGGCACTCAGGAATCTGCCCATAAACTTGTCACCATGTGTGGAATCGTAGGATACGTCGGCAGCCGTGACAGCATCGACGTTTTGATGAGCGGGCTGAAACGGCTCGAGTACCGCGGGTATGACTCGGCCGGTGTCGCCGTTATCGGTGCAGACGGCACGCTGAAAACGCGCAAG
The Paramicrobacterium chengjingii DNA segment above includes these coding regions:
- a CDS encoding HNH endonuclease signature motif containing protein, translated to MEKPIGHSIKAVAGIASAAASRVLETLPRSAAAASDDALLETVAALGELGRAQQTALALVASEVATRSVKLDGAQTLASRNGQRDAIGLLQSTARISHGAARRALAYGDAISVDSSVSGAPLPPRWSHIAEAAFAGTIDAEAATPIIRSLEEVRLSADPEMLDAAEDGMMRIASQSTPEYSTQQMRVWKEALDPDGARPREKAQRQARFFRIGQVNDQGMTPIRGLLTPDAAARLNAAVSTHTNPRARVIFRPATERDNTAASHDINDNDAARVGAHDLDPRTRGQKLHDIVDGLIGSGHRASVTGAGSRRAQTEVIVTTTLDELRNGSGVGWANGADEPLGPITTERILCDEGYRRMLLGDNGEALWLGHTQRAFSPQQKLAIAARDETCAWPECDMPADWCEVHHAKHWSQGGPTDIDDGLLLCSAHHHMLHAQNWVISMQDGIPYLTPPAFMRLTGEPIRLGRNRPRQVSRTRRTRRRRRGTARAGGADPPDSS
- a CDS encoding GH25 family lysozyme, giving the protein MPSRARHPADRDRWRPTVKRVLLGCAALIKATEGKGFVDPRFAQNWDAAADSGLRRGAYHFFTLCASDSEQADNFLATARPDEFALAPAVDLELIGPCKKRPPQREVAAELQTFMHTVEAAWGPPPCSSMPARRSPRSTRSALWPTIPRG
- the rplM gene encoding 50S ribosomal protein L13; the protein is MTRTYSPKASEIQRDWIVIDAEDVVLGRLASHAAVLLRGKHKPTFVNHLDTGDYVIIVNAAKVSLSGDKAQKKRAYRHSGYPGGLSSMSYGELLEKNPVRAVEKAVRGMLPKNSLGRDQLGKLKVYAGSEHPHAAQQPKPYSFDQVAQ
- the rpsI gene encoding 30S ribosomal protein S9 gives rise to the protein MAKIEDSIETPENYSTESEQAPEAAAAPRPALSVPGAAVGRRKQAIARVRLVPGTGSITVNGRELSDYFPNKLHQQLINDPFTVLELSGSYDVIARISGGGPSGQAGALRLGIARALNQIDVENNRATLKKSGFLSRDARVKERKKAGLKKARKAPQFSKR
- the glmM gene encoding phosphoglucosamine mutase; this encodes MARLFGTDGVRGLANGVLTADLALGLAQATAVVLGQGRSAEVRREEGKRPVAVVARDPRVSGEFLAAAVSAGLASSGVDVLDAGVITTPAAAFLVQDIDADFGVMISASHNPAPDNGIKIFAHGGTKLPDIVEERIEEHLETEQLMPTGADVGRIQRFADAEDRYLIHLLGSLPHSLDGVHVVIDCANGAAAGVSPQVFSDAGARVSVVGNDPDGININDGVGSTHIDSLARTVVELGADVGIAHDGDADRCLAVDANGTVIDGDVIMAILAVSMKERGKLVDDTLVATVMSNLGLRRAMEENGISMLQTKVGDRYVLEAMNEKGYALGGEQSGHVIMSEFATTGDGILTGLHLVSEMARTGKTLAELASVMTVYPQVMINVKDVDKTRAHSDENVMLAVAEAEGLLGETGRVLLRPSGTEQLVRVMVEAADHDTADRIADQLAGVVRTHLSIA
- a CDS encoding alanine/glycine:cation symporter family protein; translated protein: MDLLWFEEGLKFISGIVWGPFVLIPLLIGTGIYLTIRLGGLQFIKLGAALRLGILKRKDAGSEGDISQFQALTTALAATVGTGNIVGVATAIAIGGPGALFWMWVTGLVGMASKYTEAYLGVRFRGTDAAGEKSGGPQYYLARGIKGPLGKTLGLMFAIFATIACFGIGNMTQGNSIASNVESSFNVPTWVTGVTLTVLALLVLVGGIKSIGRVTAGFVPIMIIFYVAAALYILIVNVGQLPAALGEVFSQAFTGTSAAGGFAGSAIIIVIQYGTARGLFSNESGLGSAPIAAAAAQTSHPVRQGLVSMTQTFIDTIIVVTMTGLVIVTTGAWKAVDPETGEQISAALMTGEAFTNGLPGEWGHWVVTIALVMFAFSTILGWSYYGERNIERLFGRKAVMPFRIVFSLIVFVGCTVQLGVVWAFSDVMNGLMALPNLLGLLILSGLVARETKHYLKHDPKLEATKEEIEEFMAGREGWEDWKAGDVVGSSRRDL
- a CDS encoding TIGR02611 family protein, which codes for MTYQTEISRDIVRAENPDRPARRLMRRIRGWLVKHPRLHHAYRVTIGTLGTVIVLLGLVLVPLPGPGWLIVFLGLAILGTEFRWARRLSGWLKRMLSRFWAWQKSRRAARA
- the coaA gene encoding type I pantothenate kinase, giving the protein MSLSRTATGSTPVHTTPFVEIDRARWASLAPNMQNPLTDAEIVQLRGLGDRMDIAEVAEVYLPLSRLLSLYVANAKKLHDSTQSFLGESSARTPFVIGVAGSVAAGKSTVSRLLRELMARWPDTPRVELITTDGFLYPNEELERRGIMHRKGFPEAYDRRSLLRFITEVKSGADEVRAPFYSHMQYNIVPDASIVVRRPDVLIVEGLNVLQPALAGHLTIADLFDFSIYVDARTDDIAHWFEERFMTLQRGAFSNPNSYFNVFAELSEQEARDKARYFWTEVNEPNLRENIRPTRARAKLVLRKERDHTVSKVLLRKI
- the glsA gene encoding glutaminase A — encoded protein: MLDTNTDGVDQRVSTGELPSWERVDERVFEAYERNIADDRGHVADYIPELAAADPAQFGICIADVDGGIHMAGDAEVEFTIQSISKAFVYALVCNEFGHADVGRLVGVNNTGMSFNSVMAIELNDGHPMNPMVNAGAIATTALMPGETHAEKWENVRTGLSAFAGRQLAMDGDVYRSEAGTNTRNEAIAKLLKSYGRVTGDSTGIVDIYTRQCSLRVSAKDLAIMGATLADGGVNPVTKQRVVSPIVCRDTLAVLAASGMYERSGEWMFEIGLPGKSGVSGGIVTVAPGKGALGTFSPRLDSAGNSVRGQKATAFLSRSLGLNIFASDSEGERHDV
- a CDS encoding MFS transporter, which gives rise to MTSEQKVATVEKASWAPLVGLFLAQVLMSFNVAVLPVSLGGMVEDFGVPPTVVSSTIVTYGVAVAALVMVGAKLGQRVGWVLIFRIVVVIFACSSVMMLVSPSVGWAITGQALAGASAAIIVPALVALIAENYKGTQQATAIGSLGSARAISGVSAFLIGGALGTFIGWRPVFIIVFALAVAVFFFSFRLRSDRGNASVRIDAVGAVFIGAAIILLTVGFNNLNAWGVLTARPTAPLSVLGLSPAIVMVVLGLILGQCFFLWTRRRSRRGLAPLVSLAVLGSSKERAAVYAMFIVVALEAALNFTVPLYIQIVQGRTPLDTSLAMLPFNLTVFIVATLVVRFYKKYSPRAIGVFSFSLTTIALVWLAFVVTNNWETIPTIAGLIVFGIGQGALVTLVFNVLVTASPKEAAGDVGSVRGTTQNLASAVGTALAGAMLVTILGLNIGQAVANNVELPQNLVDQVDLDDVNFVSNDQLREVLGATDATAQEVDRAVEINAEARLRALKLGLLLLGGISSIAIVPATRLPKYRPDEIPAPDNVESR